The proteins below are encoded in one region of Ostrea edulis chromosome 3, xbOstEdul1.1, whole genome shotgun sequence:
- the LOC125674640 gene encoding cell death abnormality protein 1-like, translated as MVMNWIGGRLMVSLFIVFSLQVVGGYGLACGGLFKCCSGYRWDRVIEKCLPCEVGYYGINCADPCPFPAFGKECQLLCNCSQAQCNRETGCPKDGNLEGIIMEVVTTPAPKSRMTHDISVSLSHDADVNRSFPSRDTSSVLTTTPDMTKETSIQSDAASMRKTLNEKKVGMVISITTLGLLFVILTVMYIWVSHRIRVETNNRGKPSEDSDENSAV; from the exons ATGGTAATGAATTGGATTGGAGGGAGACTGATGGTGTCTTTGTTCATTGTGTTTTCCCTGCAAGTGGTTGGTGGATATGGTTTGGCGTGTGGTGG ACTTTTCAAATGTTGCAGTGGTTACAGATGGGACAGAGTTATTGAAAAATGTCTCC CCTGTGAGGTTGGGTATTATGGGATAAATTGTGCAGATCCATGTCCCTTCCCCGCCTTTGGAAAGGAATGCCAGTTACTATGCAACTGCTCTCAAGCTCAGTGTAATCGTGAAACTGGATGCCCAAAAGATG GAAATTTAGAAGGTATTATCATGGAAGTGGTAACAACACCTGCTCCAAAGTCCAGGATGACCCATGATATCTCCGTATCACTAAGCCATGATGCTGATGTTAACAGAAGTTTTCCTTCACGAGATACTTCATCCGTTCTAACTACCACTCCAGACATGACTAAag aaaCGTCAATTCAAAGTGACGCTGCATCAATGAGGAAAACGTTGAACGAGAAGAAAGTAGGTATGGTTATCAGTATTACAACACTGGGactactgtttgttatcttaacAGTCATGTACATCTGGGTATCTCATCGCATTCGTGTAGAAACAAATAATCGTGGGAAACCTTCAGAAGATTCAGATGAAAACTCTGCAGTATGA